In a single window of the Leifsonia sp. 1010 genome:
- a CDS encoding MarR family transcriptional regulator, translated as MDQEPAEKTDAVARIQAEWRRERPDLDPSPQGVIGRLHRVAARLTDELVAVYEAHGLAEGDFDVLATLRRAGAPYERTAGELAEHTMITTGGMTKRIDRLERAGLVTRRASETDGRGRVVALTSRGRETIDAAFTDHLANERRLIDELSPRDAAELERILTVWLSRLEP; from the coding sequence ATGGACCAGGAACCCGCAGAGAAGACCGACGCCGTCGCGCGCATCCAGGCCGAGTGGCGCCGCGAGCGTCCGGACCTCGACCCGTCGCCGCAGGGCGTCATCGGTCGACTGCACCGCGTCGCCGCCCGGCTCACCGACGAGCTGGTGGCCGTCTACGAGGCGCACGGTCTCGCCGAGGGCGACTTCGACGTACTCGCCACCCTGCGCCGCGCTGGAGCACCCTACGAGCGGACGGCCGGCGAACTCGCCGAGCACACCATGATCACCACCGGCGGCATGACGAAACGCATCGACCGCCTGGAGCGCGCCGGTCTCGTCACCCGCCGCGCCTCCGAGACCGACGGCCGCGGCCGGGTCGTGGCGCTCACCTCGCGCGGACGCGAGACCATCGACGCCGCCTTCACGGATCACCTCGCCAACGAGCGCCGCCTCATCGACGAACTGAGCCCACGGGATGCCGCCGAGCTCGAGCGCATCCTCACCGTCTGGCTCTCCCGGCTGGAGCCGTGA
- a CDS encoding MBL fold metallo-hydrolase translates to MRLTKFEHAGLLLEQDGQKLFVDPGSFTSPLTDTANAVAVVITHEHPDHWTPEQLNRVLDLSPDVTIFGPEGVAAAASDFDITVVHPGDTVEAGPFTLRFFGGRHAVIHESIPVVDNVGVLVNDVLYYAGDSFSAPEGVEVDVLAAPAGAPWMKIAETMDYVLAVKPKRAFPIHEMVLSRAGKDMSNGRLAWATEQNGGTFYPLEPGDSLDL, encoded by the coding sequence ATGAGACTCACCAAGTTCGAGCACGCCGGCCTCCTCCTCGAGCAGGACGGACAGAAGCTGTTCGTCGACCCGGGCAGCTTCACCTCTCCGCTCACCGACACCGCGAACGCCGTCGCCGTGGTCATCACGCACGAGCACCCCGACCACTGGACCCCGGAGCAGCTGAATCGCGTTCTCGACCTCTCCCCCGACGTGACGATCTTCGGCCCGGAAGGCGTGGCCGCCGCCGCCTCCGACTTCGACATCACGGTCGTCCACCCCGGTGACACGGTGGAGGCCGGCCCGTTCACCCTCCGCTTCTTCGGCGGGCGCCACGCCGTCATCCACGAGAGCATCCCGGTGGTCGACAACGTCGGAGTGCTCGTCAACGACGTGCTCTACTACGCGGGCGACTCGTTCTCGGCCCCGGAGGGCGTCGAGGTGGATGTGCTGGCCGCCCCCGCCGGCGCCCCCTGGATGAAGATCGCCGAGACCATGGACTACGTGCTCGCGGTGAAGCCGAAGCGCGCCTTCCCCATCCACGAGATGGTACTTTCCCGGGCGGGCAAGGACATGTCGAACGGGCGCCTGGCATGGGCGACCGAGCAGAACGGCGGCACCTTCTACCCGCTGGAGCCCGGCGACTCCCTCGACCTGTGA
- a CDS encoding SufS family cysteine desulfurase: MRTDTLDTAALRADFPILSREVNGHPFVYLDSGATSQKPRQVLDAEREFAERFTSAVHRGAHTVAGEATELFEDARARVAGFVGAQPEELVWTSNATEGINLLAYGMSNASLGRGGAAAERFRLRPGDELVVTEAEHHANLIPWQELAARTGATLRVIGLTDEGMLRLDQAAEIIGPRTRVVAFAHVSNVLGGINPVAELVALAHEHGALVVLDACQSVPHLAVDLPALDVDFAVFSGHKMLGPTGVGALYGRSELLNALPPFLTGGSMITQVTLEGAEYLPAPQRFEAGTQRVSQAVALAAAVDYLDAVGMPAIEAHEEALGERLLARLAEVEGVRVLGPGAGVPRVGLASVVVDGIHAHDVGQFLDDRGIAVRVGHHCAQPVHRRFGATASTRISTYLYNAADEVDAAVEAIADARVFFGVTSGGVR, from the coding sequence ATGCGCACCGACACCCTCGACACGGCCGCCCTCCGTGCGGACTTCCCGATCCTCTCGCGAGAGGTGAACGGGCACCCCTTCGTCTACCTCGACTCCGGCGCCACGTCGCAGAAGCCGCGCCAGGTGCTCGACGCCGAACGCGAGTTCGCCGAGCGCTTCACCTCGGCCGTGCACCGCGGGGCGCACACGGTGGCGGGCGAGGCGACCGAGCTGTTCGAGGACGCCAGGGCGCGCGTCGCCGGCTTCGTCGGCGCACAGCCGGAGGAACTGGTCTGGACCTCCAACGCGACCGAGGGCATCAACCTGCTGGCGTACGGGATGTCGAACGCCTCCCTCGGGCGCGGTGGCGCGGCGGCCGAGCGCTTCCGTCTCCGCCCGGGCGACGAACTCGTCGTGACGGAGGCGGAGCACCACGCCAATCTCATCCCCTGGCAGGAGCTCGCCGCGCGCACGGGCGCGACCCTGCGCGTGATCGGCCTGACCGACGAGGGGATGCTGCGGCTCGACCAGGCCGCCGAGATCATCGGCCCGCGCACGCGCGTTGTCGCGTTCGCGCACGTCTCCAACGTGCTCGGCGGCATCAACCCCGTCGCCGAGCTCGTCGCGCTGGCCCACGAACACGGCGCGCTCGTCGTGCTGGACGCCTGCCAGTCCGTCCCGCATCTGGCGGTCGACCTGCCCGCTCTGGACGTCGACTTCGCCGTGTTCTCGGGCCACAAGATGCTCGGCCCGACCGGCGTCGGCGCCCTCTACGGCCGCAGCGAGCTGCTGAACGCCCTCCCGCCCTTCCTCACCGGCGGTTCCATGATCACGCAGGTGACGCTGGAGGGCGCCGAGTACCTCCCGGCACCGCAGCGGTTCGAGGCCGGGACCCAGCGCGTGTCGCAGGCCGTCGCCCTCGCCGCCGCCGTCGACTACCTCGATGCGGTCGGAATGCCCGCGATCGAAGCGCACGAGGAGGCGCTGGGGGAGCGGCTGCTCGCCCGCCTCGCGGAGGTCGAGGGCGTGCGCGTGCTCGGCCCGGGTGCCGGTGTGCCGCGGGTCGGCCTCGCGAGCGTCGTGGTGGACGGCATCCACGCGCACGACGTCGGCCAGTTCCTCGACGACCGCGGCATCGCGGTGCGGGTCGGCCACCACTGCGCGCAGCCTGTGCACCGCAGGTTCGGCGCGACGGCCAGCACGCGCATCAGCACCTACCTCTACAACGCGGCGGACGAAGTGGACGCGGCCGTCGAGGCGATCGCCGACGCCCGCGTCTTCTTCGGCGTCACGAGCGGGGGAGTCCGATGA
- a CDS encoding Dyp-type peroxidase yields MANTGDQPWQRVPIDPQSVDAPLSRAAVFLVVTVDDTPEALATVKDVLGGITDQVKTVGFRDLGARLSCNVGIGATLWPRLTDMPLPRELHPFREIAGSVHTAVSTPGDLLFHIRAERSDFTFELERQLLDSLAGAVEVVDEVVGFRYFDARDLLGFVDGTANPAGGDMTQATVVGDEDPDHAGGSYVVVQKYLHDLGAWNRLPVPSQEGVIGRTKVENIELDDAEHGQKSHKTLATIVDEAEVEHDILRDNMPFGRPGHGEFGTYFIGYSRALWVIERMLERMFVGDPEGSYDRILDFSTAATGSTFFAPTRSFLESLGS; encoded by the coding sequence ATGGCGAACACCGGCGACCAGCCCTGGCAGCGCGTCCCCATCGATCCGCAGAGCGTCGACGCACCGCTCTCGCGCGCCGCGGTCTTCCTGGTGGTGACGGTCGACGACACGCCGGAGGCGCTCGCCACCGTGAAGGATGTGCTCGGCGGCATCACCGACCAGGTGAAGACGGTCGGATTCCGCGACCTCGGCGCCCGGCTCTCGTGCAACGTCGGGATCGGCGCCACGCTCTGGCCGCGCCTCACCGACATGCCGCTCCCGCGCGAGCTGCACCCGTTCCGCGAGATCGCCGGGTCGGTGCACACCGCCGTCTCGACGCCGGGCGACCTGCTGTTCCACATCCGCGCCGAGCGGAGCGACTTCACGTTCGAGCTGGAGCGCCAGCTCCTCGACTCCCTCGCCGGTGCTGTCGAGGTCGTGGATGAGGTGGTCGGTTTCCGCTACTTCGACGCGCGCGACCTGCTCGGCTTCGTCGACGGCACCGCCAACCCGGCGGGTGGCGACATGACGCAGGCGACCGTCGTCGGCGACGAGGACCCGGATCACGCGGGCGGCAGCTACGTCGTCGTGCAGAAGTACCTGCACGACCTGGGGGCGTGGAACCGCCTCCCCGTGCCGTCGCAGGAGGGCGTGATCGGCCGCACCAAGGTCGAGAACATCGAGCTGGACGACGCCGAGCACGGCCAGAAGTCGCACAAGACCCTCGCGACGATCGTCGACGAGGCAGAGGTCGAGCACGACATCCTGCGCGACAACATGCCCTTCGGCCGTCCGGGACACGGCGAGTTCGGCACCTACTTCATCGGCTACTCCCGCGCGCTCTGGGTGATCGAGCGGATGCTGGAGCGGATGTTCGTGGGTGACCCGGAGGGCAGCTACGACCGCATTCTCGACTTCTCCACCGCGGCGACCGGCTCGACGTTCTTCGCGCCGACGCGGAGCTTCCTGGAGTCGCTCGGCAGCTGA
- a CDS encoding DMT family transporter, which yields MLVTAIAPVAWGSTYVVTRAVLPDDALWGAVIRALPAGVILLAISRRRPHGAWWWRSAVLGVLNTGGFFALVYAVAQRLPSGVASTVMAASPLVMMAAGRIILGQRPRALALAGGAAGIVGVALMLFGGADAVDGLGVVLAVTALVGSAIGYALATRWGAVDLIASTAWQLLAGGLLVLPVAVIVEGAPPALDGAAIAGFAYVTVIATALAFVAWFAGLRHLPAGTVGLIGLLNPVTGVVLGALVAGEALSGRQLVGLAIVLAGIALGRLPKDSRKLRVGAQNVEPVEPVEKSRMRS from the coding sequence ATGCTCGTCACCGCCATCGCGCCCGTCGCGTGGGGCTCCACGTACGTCGTCACGCGGGCCGTGCTGCCCGACGATGCGCTCTGGGGAGCCGTCATCCGCGCCCTCCCGGCCGGAGTGATCCTGCTGGCGATCAGTCGTCGCCGTCCGCACGGTGCCTGGTGGTGGCGGTCCGCCGTGCTGGGCGTGCTGAACACCGGCGGCTTCTTCGCGCTGGTCTACGCGGTGGCGCAACGCCTGCCCTCCGGCGTCGCCTCGACGGTCATGGCGGCGTCACCGCTCGTGATGATGGCGGCCGGCCGGATCATCCTCGGGCAGCGGCCGCGCGCGCTGGCACTCGCGGGAGGTGCGGCGGGCATCGTGGGCGTCGCGCTCATGCTGTTCGGGGGAGCGGATGCGGTCGACGGACTCGGGGTCGTCCTCGCGGTGACCGCCCTGGTCGGCTCGGCGATCGGCTACGCGCTCGCGACGCGCTGGGGAGCGGTCGACCTGATCGCGTCCACCGCCTGGCAGCTGCTGGCCGGCGGGCTGCTCGTGCTGCCGGTCGCCGTGATCGTCGAAGGCGCGCCTCCGGCGCTGGACGGCGCGGCGATCGCCGGGTTCGCCTACGTCACCGTGATCGCGACCGCACTGGCGTTCGTCGCGTGGTTCGCGGGCCTGCGGCACCTGCCGGCCGGAACGGTCGGACTGATCGGGCTGCTCAACCCCGTCACCGGCGTGGTGCTCGGCGCGCTGGTCGCGGGGGAGGCGCTGAGCGGGCGGCAGCTGGTGGGACTCGCGATCGTGCTGGCGGGCATCGCGCTCGGTCGGCTGCCGAAGGACTCCAGGAAGCTGCGGGTCGGCGCGCAGAACGTCGAGCCGGTCGAACCGGTCGAGAAGTCGAGGATGCGGTCGTAG
- a CDS encoding metal-dependent hydrolase, with amino-acid sequence MSLPSIDTAVTYPDGDLTSTGTVVLVQPLPDGRSAVVLDRTAFHPIDPVWPDQPADAGTLTVDGRAYEVVDAVIGATDGTTLHVGDAPVRTGTDGWAFVVCHLVEDAAGIEPGGAVVVSVDPARRGALSAGHTACHLASLALNDALAGLWTKEVAVDGRGRPNFDQLAITSSHILEGGSLDEYRIGKSLRKKGFAAADLPAQLAEVTAAANRTLTDWIASGAAISIVREGGRQGLGDRRRWRAELPEGAVEIPCGGTHLRSLTELTGAEIALDLADAEGAVTVTMRTTAHLA; translated from the coding sequence ATGAGCCTGCCCTCCATCGACACCGCTGTCACCTATCCCGACGGCGATCTGACCTCCACCGGGACCGTCGTCCTCGTCCAACCGCTGCCGGACGGCCGCTCGGCCGTGGTGCTCGATCGGACGGCGTTCCATCCGATCGATCCGGTGTGGCCGGATCAGCCCGCCGACGCCGGGACGCTGACCGTCGACGGGCGTGCCTACGAGGTGGTGGATGCGGTGATCGGCGCGACCGACGGCACCACCCTGCACGTCGGCGACGCGCCGGTCCGCACGGGAACAGACGGCTGGGCCTTCGTCGTGTGCCACCTGGTCGAGGATGCTGCGGGCATCGAGCCGGGAGGGGCCGTCGTCGTCAGCGTCGACCCGGCTCGTCGTGGCGCCCTCTCCGCCGGGCACACCGCCTGCCATCTGGCGTCGCTCGCGCTGAACGACGCGCTCGCCGGCCTGTGGACGAAGGAGGTCGCCGTCGACGGCCGCGGACGCCCGAACTTCGATCAGCTCGCGATCACGAGCTCGCACATCCTCGAGGGCGGCTCGCTCGACGAGTACCGCATCGGCAAGAGCCTGCGGAAGAAGGGATTCGCGGCGGCCGATCTCCCCGCGCAGCTGGCCGAGGTGACCGCCGCCGCGAATCGCACGCTCACCGACTGGATCGCGAGCGGCGCCGCCATCTCGATCGTGCGCGAGGGAGGACGCCAGGGCCTCGGCGACCGGCGCCGCTGGCGGGCCGAGCTGCCGGAGGGGGCGGTCGAGATCCCGTGCGGCGGCACCCACCTGCGGTCGCTCACCGAGCTCACCGGCGCCGAGATCGCTCTCGACCTCGCCGACGCCGAGGGTGCCGTCACCGTGACGATGCGCACCACAGCGCACCTCGCGTAA
- a CDS encoding nuclease-related domain-containing protein, with protein MSAQRMRDRAPGTAVMEQVVRLQEAAPPRSPLARAFGMDPLPAGAQPWFAGALGERQVGATLGRLPKGWTAFHAVPVGSGEADVDHLVVGPGGVFVINTKHHRGARVSVYDRSVLVNGVKQPYLRNSDLEASRVRGLLMRAGIEAPVHAAIVVVGAKEVRIHRKPVRTAVVHSEGLVRWLTRRPAALDEETAARAARLFDDPASWRTVASPGDTAERFGAIEREVRSAQLVRAGWGLAAGLALAAAALPFLPH; from the coding sequence ATGAGTGCACAGCGGATGCGAGACCGCGCCCCCGGGACGGCCGTGATGGAGCAGGTGGTCCGCCTGCAGGAGGCGGCTCCGCCGCGCTCACCGCTGGCCCGGGCGTTCGGGATGGATCCGCTTCCGGCTGGCGCCCAGCCGTGGTTCGCCGGTGCTCTGGGCGAGCGCCAGGTCGGTGCGACGCTGGGGCGGCTGCCGAAGGGATGGACTGCGTTCCACGCCGTCCCGGTCGGCTCAGGAGAGGCGGATGTCGACCACCTCGTCGTCGGCCCGGGCGGCGTGTTCGTCATCAACACGAAGCACCATCGCGGCGCACGTGTGTCGGTCTACGACCGGTCCGTGCTGGTCAACGGCGTCAAGCAGCCCTACCTGCGGAACTCCGACCTCGAGGCCTCGCGCGTCCGTGGCCTGCTGATGCGGGCCGGGATCGAAGCGCCCGTCCACGCGGCGATCGTAGTGGTCGGCGCGAAGGAGGTACGCATCCACCGCAAGCCGGTCCGCACCGCCGTGGTGCACTCCGAGGGGCTCGTGCGCTGGCTCACCCGCCGGCCGGCGGCTCTGGATGAGGAGACCGCCGCACGGGCGGCCCGCCTGTTCGACGACCCGGCCAGCTGGCGGACCGTCGCCTCGCCTGGCGATACCGCGGAGCGCTTCGGCGCGATCGAGCGTGAGGTGCGCAGCGCGCAGCTGGTGCGCGCCGGCTGGGGTCTCGCCGCCGGACTCGCCCTCGCCGCTGCCGCCCTCCCGTTCCTCCCCCACTGA
- a CDS encoding deoxyribodipyrimidine photo-lyase: protein MSDRPAVVWFRDDLRIADNPALHAAIQTGSPVLCVFVWDDETPELRTPGAASRWWLHHSLASLTESLERLGAGLVLLRGRSETVIETVLRETHASAIFWNRRYGGAERRIDEAVKTAARASGVEATSFAANLLFEPWTIRTGQDTPFSVYTPFWRACLAAPAPRKPGPAPREVPGGTAPRSLETVALDDLGFLPTHPDWAGGLRETWEPGEKAAHEQLKRFLADDLGDYREQRDVPGVDATSRLSPRLRWGELSPHQVWHATIEKRQGATAQSASTFLSEVGWREFAYHTLFEHPDLATVNIHREYDSFPWPRLHPSALRAWEQGRTGVPLVDAGMRELWRTGVMHNRVRMVTASFLIKNLLIDWRHGEQWFWDTLVDADPANNAFNWQWVAGSGADAAPYFRIFNPELQRQKFDPHGDYVRRWVPEWDTPDYPEPMVDLAETRRAALAAYDDVKRSR, encoded by the coding sequence GTGAGCGACCGCCCGGCGGTCGTCTGGTTCCGCGACGACCTGCGGATCGCGGACAACCCCGCTCTGCACGCGGCCATCCAGACCGGCAGCCCGGTGCTCTGCGTCTTCGTGTGGGACGACGAGACGCCGGAGCTCCGGACGCCCGGCGCCGCCAGCCGGTGGTGGCTGCACCACAGTCTGGCGTCGCTGACCGAGTCGCTGGAGCGCCTGGGCGCCGGCCTCGTCCTGCTGCGCGGGCGGAGCGAGACCGTGATCGAGACGGTGCTGCGCGAGACCCACGCGTCCGCGATCTTCTGGAACCGGCGCTACGGCGGGGCGGAGCGGCGCATCGACGAAGCGGTGAAGACCGCGGCACGTGCATCGGGCGTCGAGGCCACGAGCTTCGCCGCCAACCTGCTCTTCGAGCCGTGGACGATCCGGACCGGGCAGGACACCCCGTTCTCGGTCTACACGCCGTTCTGGCGGGCCTGTCTCGCGGCCCCCGCGCCGCGGAAACCCGGACCCGCGCCCCGTGAAGTGCCTGGAGGAACCGCGCCCCGGTCCCTCGAGACCGTGGCGCTCGACGACCTCGGGTTCCTGCCGACGCATCCTGACTGGGCTGGCGGCCTGCGCGAGACCTGGGAACCGGGCGAGAAGGCGGCGCACGAGCAACTGAAGCGCTTTCTCGCCGACGATCTCGGCGACTACCGCGAGCAGCGCGACGTACCCGGTGTGGATGCGACCTCGCGCCTCTCTCCCCGGCTGCGCTGGGGAGAGCTCAGTCCGCACCAGGTGTGGCACGCCACCATCGAGAAGCGCCAGGGCGCCACGGCCCAGAGCGCGTCGACCTTCCTCTCGGAGGTCGGCTGGCGCGAGTTCGCCTATCACACGCTCTTCGAGCACCCGGACCTGGCGACCGTGAACATCCATCGCGAGTACGACTCCTTCCCGTGGCCGCGGCTGCATCCGTCTGCACTCCGGGCCTGGGAACAGGGTCGCACCGGCGTGCCCCTGGTGGATGCGGGGATGCGCGAACTGTGGAGAACCGGAGTCATGCACAACCGGGTGCGCATGGTGACCGCGTCGTTCCTGATCAAAAACCTGCTGATCGACTGGCGCCACGGCGAGCAGTGGTTCTGGGACACCCTGGTCGACGCGGATCCCGCCAACAACGCCTTCAACTGGCAGTGGGTCGCAGGCAGCGGCGCGGACGCCGCGCCGTACTTCCGCATCTTCAACCCGGAGCTGCAGCGACAGAAGTTCGACCCGCACGGCGACTACGTGCGCCGCTGGGTGCCCGAGTGGGACACTCCGGACTACCCCGAGCCGATGGTCGACCTCGCCGAGACGCGCAGGGCGGCCCTCGCCGCCTACGACGACGTCAAGCGCTCACGCTGA
- a CDS encoding copper-translocating P-type ATPase: MDEKNEHTTVHDHGEHDHAAHDHSGHAEHEHAAHDHAGHDHSGHAGHDPAIFKRKFWLTLVFTIPTLVFSQGLQEILGLDGPRFPGSQYIPAVFGVIIFFYGGLVFLRGAVDELRAKQPGMMTLISLAIVVAFGYSVAVTLGLPGMDFWWELATLILIMLLGHWIEMSAVMGAQDALGELAKLLPDTAERLPDIHAEPVSVPVSELRVGELVRVRPGSAVPADGEIVDGRSDLDESLLTGESKPVTRGPGEQVVAGSISGSGSLVVRVGRTGGDTALAGIMKLVADAQASKSGTQVLADRAAAWLFYVALAVATVTLIAWTLLRPGDPAFILERVVTVLIIACPHALGLAIPLVAQISTAIGARNGLLIRDRHAMEDARRVDVVLFDKTGTLTEGRQGVAAVVADDGDADALLALAASVEAPAEHPIGAAIVREARQRGLTIEPVSGFEALGGRGAAATVDGERVAVGAPRLLTEGGLTPGDAVRAGADRASAEGQTVVYVLRGDRVAGMIALADVVRPESREAVRSLRDRGVRVAMLTGDAQAVADAVAAQLGIDEVFAEVLPGDKSGTVARLQADGSRVAMVGDGVNDAPALAQADVGIAIGAGTDVAIESAGVVLASSDPRGVAKVITLSAATYRKMLQNLAWATGYNVIALPLAAGVAIGVGIVVSPAFGAVLMSLSTIVVAINAQLLRRVRL; this comes from the coding sequence ATGGACGAGAAGAACGAGCACACGACGGTCCACGACCACGGCGAGCACGATCACGCTGCGCACGACCACTCCGGTCACGCGGAGCACGAGCACGCCGCACACGATCACGCCGGGCACGACCATTCCGGTCATGCGGGCCACGACCCCGCGATCTTCAAGCGGAAGTTCTGGCTGACGCTGGTCTTCACCATCCCGACGCTGGTCTTCTCGCAGGGCCTCCAGGAGATCCTCGGGCTCGACGGGCCGCGCTTCCCGGGCAGCCAGTACATCCCCGCGGTCTTCGGCGTCATCATCTTCTTCTACGGCGGGCTCGTCTTCCTGCGCGGCGCCGTGGACGAACTGAGAGCCAAGCAGCCGGGCATGATGACCCTGATCTCGCTGGCCATCGTGGTCGCCTTCGGCTACAGCGTCGCCGTGACCCTGGGCCTCCCCGGCATGGACTTCTGGTGGGAACTCGCCACCCTGATCCTGATCATGCTGCTCGGTCACTGGATCGAGATGTCCGCCGTCATGGGCGCACAGGACGCGCTCGGCGAGCTCGCCAAGCTCCTGCCCGACACGGCCGAGCGGCTGCCCGACATCCACGCCGAGCCCGTCTCCGTACCGGTCTCCGAGCTGCGCGTCGGCGAGCTGGTCCGCGTCCGTCCCGGATCGGCCGTGCCCGCCGACGGCGAGATCGTCGACGGCCGCAGCGATCTGGATGAGTCCCTCCTCACCGGGGAGTCGAAGCCGGTGACGCGCGGGCCGGGGGAGCAGGTCGTCGCCGGAAGCATCTCGGGGAGCGGCTCACTCGTCGTCCGGGTCGGGCGCACGGGCGGGGACACCGCGCTCGCCGGCATCATGAAGCTCGTCGCGGACGCCCAGGCCAGCAAGTCGGGCACCCAGGTGCTCGCCGACCGCGCGGCCGCGTGGCTGTTCTACGTCGCGCTCGCCGTCGCCACCGTCACCCTGATCGCGTGGACGCTGCTGCGGCCGGGTGACCCCGCGTTCATTCTCGAGCGGGTCGTCACCGTGCTCATCATCGCGTGCCCGCACGCGCTCGGCCTCGCCATCCCGCTGGTCGCCCAGATCTCCACCGCCATCGGCGCCCGCAACGGGCTGCTGATCCGTGACCGTCACGCCATGGAGGACGCCCGCCGCGTCGACGTCGTCCTCTTCGACAAGACCGGGACGCTCACCGAGGGCCGCCAAGGCGTGGCCGCGGTGGTCGCCGACGACGGCGATGCCGACGCCCTGCTCGCGCTCGCCGCGTCCGTGGAGGCGCCGGCGGAGCACCCGATCGGCGCCGCCATCGTCCGCGAGGCGCGTCAGCGCGGCCTGACGATCGAGCCGGTGTCCGGGTTCGAAGCCCTCGGGGGACGCGGAGCCGCCGCGACCGTCGACGGCGAGCGGGTCGCCGTCGGCGCCCCCCGGTTGCTGACCGAGGGCGGCCTGACCCCCGGGGACGCGGTCCGCGCGGGCGCCGACCGGGCCTCGGCCGAGGGACAGACCGTCGTCTACGTCCTGCGCGGCGACCGTGTCGCCGGCATGATCGCGCTCGCCGATGTCGTCCGACCGGAGTCGCGGGAGGCCGTCCGGTCGCTGCGGGATCGCGGTGTCCGGGTCGCCATGCTGACCGGCGACGCGCAGGCCGTGGCCGACGCTGTCGCCGCCCAGCTGGGCATCGACGAGGTGTTCGCCGAGGTCCTGCCCGGGGACAAGTCCGGCACGGTGGCCCGGCTCCAGGCGGACGGCTCCCGCGTGGCCATGGTCGGTGACGGCGTCAATGACGCCCCGGCCCTCGCGCAGGCGGACGTCGGGATCGCGATCGGCGCCGGCACAGACGTGGCCATCGAGTCGGCCGGGGTCGTCCTCGCCTCCAGCGACCCGCGCGGCGTCGCGAAGGTGATCACACTCTCCGCCGCGACCTACCGGAAGATGCTGCAGAACCTAGCCTGGGCGACCGGCTACAACGTGATCGCGCTGCCGCTGGCGGCGGGTGTCGCGATCGGGGTCGGCATCGTGGTGTCGCCCGCGTTCGGCGCGGTGCTCATGTCGCTCTCGACGATCGTGGTCGCGATCAACGCCCAGTTGCTGCGACGCGTCCGTCTCTGA
- the sufU gene encoding Fe-S cluster assembly sulfur transfer protein SufU: MSDLQNLYQQVILDHAREKHGYGIAGDEAATSHQFNPTCGDEVTVGVRTAADGRILSIGWEGHGCSISTASASLLSDLVEEVDRERLAASIAAFRELMHSKGALEGDEELLGDAVALAGVSKYVTRVKCAMLPWVALEDALLKSA; the protein is encoded by the coding sequence ATGAGCGACCTGCAGAACCTGTACCAGCAGGTCATCCTCGACCACGCCCGCGAGAAGCACGGCTACGGAATCGCGGGCGACGAGGCCGCGACCTCGCACCAGTTCAACCCCACCTGCGGCGACGAGGTGACGGTCGGCGTGCGCACCGCGGCCGACGGGCGCATCCTCTCGATCGGCTGGGAGGGGCACGGCTGCTCGATCTCGACGGCCTCCGCGTCGCTGCTGAGCGACCTCGTCGAGGAGGTGGACCGCGAGCGGCTGGCCGCATCCATTGCCGCTTTCCGCGAACTCATGCACTCGAAAGGCGCGCTGGAGGGCGACGAGGAACTGCTCGGCGACGCGGTCGCCCTCGCCGGCGTCTCCAAGTACGTCACGCGGGTGAAGTGCGCGATGCTGCCGTGGGTGGCCCTCGAGGACGCGCTGCTCAAGTCCGCCTGA